In Toxoplasma gondii ME49 chromosome X, whole genome shotgun sequence, a single genomic region encodes these proteins:
- a CDS encoding ER lumen protein retaining receptor, putative (encoded by transcript TGME49_224205~Predicted trans-membrane domain (TMHMM2.0):119-139:143-166:178-201:210-230:242-260:269-292:304-324:338-361) — translation MQANAYGYSAPPGGMYTGASSGMLGYRGNYAEQVNSGFQQTPPSAYPDQAHGHAGSGITAAYGRTSGSPPGFSGGVESTTTAPAVCSFPGSSSSTFSIKDFSRVVRDREKLALWLSTHRGSLQAWTGFFVVVLVVYHLFSDGDFSFLMTLSSLISMFSFLMVVLKIEATKSVAGVSLKMIECYVVLIFARLCSIIPFEGYLPYDRSGDWLYQCVEALSFLLAGTVVYLCRRRFASTYDVGGDTLNHLFLIVPAALLALLFHPSLNAFMPADFAWTFALYLEAVAVLPQLFMFQKQGKVEPFTTHFLAAQALSQVFSFIFWVSSYSELNSAQNTLKSYVGHWVIGMQVMQLIVMGDFIYHYIRCLTSGVPVQFMLSENV, via the exons ATGCAGGCGAACGCGTACGGCTATAGCGCCCCCCCCGGGGGTATGTACACTGGAGCTTCGTCTGGAATGCTCGGCTATCGAGGAAACTACGCAGAACAAGTGAACTCAGGTTTCCAGCAGACGCCGCCCAGCGCGTACCCAGACCAGGCGCATGGCCATGCGGGGTCGGGTATCACTGCAGCGTACGGCAGAACTTCCGGATCTCCACCTGGATTCTCCGGAG GAGTTGAGTCGACGACGACGGCGCCTGCGGTGTGTTCGTTTCCTGGGTCGTCTAGTTCGACGTTTTCCATCAAAGACTTTTCTCGCGTTGTGCGCGACCGCGAAAAGCTCGCTCTCTGGCTGTCCACTCACCGCGGATCTCTGCAG GCGTGGACAGGCTTCTTCGTGGTTGTTCTGGTCGTCTATCACCTTTTCAGCGACGGTGACTTTAGCTTTTTGATGACGCTTAGCTCTCTGATTTCCATGTTTTCGTTCCTCATGGTGGTACTTAAGATCGAAGCGACCAAAAGCGTtgcaggtgtctccttgAAGATGATCGAGTGCTACGTCGTCCTCATCTTTGCCCGACTCTGCTCGATCATCCCCTTCGAAGG ATATCTGCCCTACGACCGAAGCGGCGACTGGCTCTACCAGTGTGTGGAGgcgctctcctttctcctcgcggGCACCGTCGTGTATCTCTGCCGACGTCGCTTCGCCAGCACTTACGACGTTGGTGGAGACACGCTCAATCACCTTTTCTTGATCGTCCCCGCTGCTCTCCTCGCCCTGCTTTTCCACCCGTCTCTCAACGCCTTCATGCCCGCGGAC TTTGCCTGGACTTTTGCGCTGTATCTGGAGGCCGTCGCCGTTCTCCCGCAGTTGTTCATGTTTCAAAAGCAG GGGAAAGTCGAGCCTTTCACCACCCACTTCCTCGCTGCGCAGGCCCTCTCGCAG gTTTTCTCGTTCATCTTCTGGGTGTCGTCGTACTCCGAACTCAACAGCGCGCAGAACACG cTCAAATCGTATGTCGGTCACTGGGTCATCGGAATGCAAGTCATGCAGCTCATCGTCATGGGCGATTTCATCTACCACTACATTCGCTG CTTGACGAGTGGAGTGCCCGTGCAGTTCATGCTGAGCGAGAATGTGTAG
- a CDS encoding tRNA pseudouridine synthase (encoded by transcript TGME49_224200): MSDSNPLFADDSSRSSPDAVLSGGRPPHAAPQSPPRQGERDASPSFLQTEASMKQAEEADSSRPSPLPKLSPSSSPSASQLSPSTSACVKGRGEKKKPQFKRLRNSQRVKFLKERRKERLEKHSEILALRQQLNAQRENGAGGARLANEEADGETPESKAAPPSGRSATPRVPKKKYALLFGYNGENFHGLQKQMQPLDRLLAVHQELAAASLANGSSPLDEVRDEVKPTPAQEASFLKNGDGSLPASCDPSAASASQPSSCLPSSASLGLSLESLEAPPRTVEGVLEEALLASGGIAPCCLGCLQKLQWSRAARTDRGVHAACNVVSLKLSLGPVSFRADESGSEDGAAPGEDAGRRGEEEGEEEREEANEEADGEEDGEEDEEEEREKADKEAGGECGDNRKKTSGEASVSAATSNATDLEKSGSRDKMREKSERLVWQREREVAFLARLNAALPPDIRCFAVRRVTKNFDARVSCSRRRYAFLLPAWLLQPIAVRRDVRKLLSAYQLRCSLAPSAASPASAVECVSDGGSGCDRKRERADEGFLAVGTRRKTGTAAEQTQTRGGETLEANPLLPAPVAALQPLSQEAKRQLKAALELSRAEDGSAKASPEMADSNPDAQKLSGVRTPGGGREAETGSVSSELQRAAETVKGEGRFQLGERLLGGPPPVISALALQENGEYVHRSAFENDDQTVPTPLSTAELVEKLRAVFKVFEGTHAFQNFTKRGKHKDSSPAAFKRHIHRTAVSQAHLDGVSDDVVVIELEGQSFLFNQIRKMVGIAVEVCRGTATVTSLTDALRPNRQNVFIHTAPAEGLLLLSPVYDTYNRTRAAPPELPAVEVESIQEEILSFQRSAIFPRIAHSFSTTVWNDWIENINWHPFFLENISFGDARDLMASAPASKTS; encoded by the exons ATGAGCGACTCAAACCCACTCTTCGCTGACGACTCGAGTCGCTCCTCCCCCGATGCCGTCCTTTCGGGAGGACGTCCACCTCATGCGGCGCCGCAGAGTCCTCCTCGACAAGGAGAGCGCGATGCGtccccttctttcctgcAAACGGAAGCGTCCATGAAACAGGCCGAAGAGGCAGATTCTTCGCGACCTTCCCCTCTCCCAAagttgtctccttcctcctctccgtcggCCTCGCagttgtctccttcgaccTCTGCTTGTGTgaaaggcagaggagagaagaagaagcctcaGTTCAAGCGCCTGCGGAACTCTCAGCGCGTCAAGTTCCTCAaagagaggcggaaggagCGCTTAGAAAAACATTCTGAAATCCTTGCGCTTCGCCAGCAGCTGaacgcgcagagagaaaacggagcaGGCGGCGCGAGGCTCGCAAACGAAGAGGCCGACGGAGAGACTCCAGAGTCAAAAGCAGCGCCGCCGAGCGGACGAAGCGCTACACCCAGAgtgccgaagaagaaatacGCGCTTCTCTTTGG atACAACGGAGAGAATTTCCACGGCCTGCAGAAACAAATGCAGCCGCTCGACAGACTCCTCGCGGTGCACCAGGAGCTGGcggccgcctctctcgccaacggctcttctcccctcgacGAGGTCAGAGACGAGGTGAAGCCTACACCCGCGCAGGAAGCGTCCTTTCTGAAAAACGGCGACGGATCCCTCCCTGCTTCCTGTGATCCCTccgctgcgtctgcgtcgcagccttcttcttgtcttccttcgtctgcgtctcttggACTGTCTCTGGAGAGTTTGGAGGCGCCGCCGCGGACGGTGGAAGGAGTGCTCGAAGAAGCTCTCTTGGCTTCGGGAGGCATCGCGCCTTGCTGCCTCGGCTGTCTGCAGAAGCTTCAGTGGTCGCGGGCGGCTCGCACCGACCGCGGCGTCcacgctgcatgcaacgtaGTGTCACTGAAACTCTCTCTCGGTCCCGTCTCCTTCCGCGCAGACGAAAGCGGAAGTGAAGACGGCGCAGCGCCCGGCGAAGACGCGGGTAggcgcggagaagaagaaggagaagaagagagagaagaagcaaacgaagaagcagacggagaagaagacggagaagaagacgaagaagaagagcgcgagaaagcagacaaaGAAGCAGGAGGGGAATGCGGAGAcaacaggaagaaaacgagcggagaggcgtctgtgtctgcagcGACTTCGAATGCGACTGATCTAGAGAAGtccggaagcagagacaaaatgagagagaagagcgaacgcCTGGTATggcaacgcgagagagaggtagCCTTCCTCGCAAGACTCAACGCAGCTCTGCCTCCCGACATTCGCTGCTTCGCCGTGCGTCGCGTCACGAAGAACTTCGATGCCAG aGTCTCTTGTTCTCGCCGGCGCTacgccttcctccttcctgcATGGCTTCTGCAGCCCATCGCCGTCCGCCGGGATGTGAGGAAACTCCTGAGTGCGTACCAGCTCcgctgttctctcgctccttctgctgcctctcctgcttcgGCTGTCGAGTGTGTGTCTGACGGCGGCAGCGGATGCGACAGGAAGCGCGAACGAGCCGACGAGGGATTCCTGGCCGTCGGGACGCGGCGGAAGACCGGGACCGCCGCCGAACAGACGCAGACCCGTGGAGGCGAGACTTTGGAAGCAAATCCGCTTCTTCCGGCGCCTGTCGCCGCGCTTCAGCCACTCTCGCAAGAGGCGAAACGGCAGCTGAAAGCGGCTCTGGAGCTCTCCAGAGCAGAGGACGGCAGCGCGAAGGCGAGTCCAGAGATGGCGGACTCGAATCCTGACGCGCAGAAGCTCTCCGGTGTACGGACACCCGGCGGGGGGcgcgaggcggagacaggcagtGTGTCGAGCGAACTGCAGCGCGCAGCCGAAACCGTGAAAGGCGAGGGAAGATTCCAACTGGGCGAGAGACTCTTGGGCGGACCCCCGCCTGTCATCTCCGCTCTCGCGCTCCAGGAAAACGGGGAGTACGTACACCGGAGCGCGTTTGAAAACGACGACCAAACTGTGCCAACGCCTCTGTCGACGGCAGAACTCGTG GAGAAACTGCGTGCGGTTTTCAAGGTCTTCGAGGGGACGCATGCATTCCAGAATTTCACCAAGCGAGGCAAGCACAAAGACTCTTCTCCCGCGGCCTTCAAGAGACACATACACCGAACGGCG GTTTCGCAGGCGCACCTGGATGGCGTCTCTGATGACGTTGTTGTGATTGAGCTCGAAGGTCAATCATTCCTCTTCAATCAAATAAGGAAGATGGTTG GAATCGCCGTCGAGGTCTGCCGAGGCACCGCAACTGTCACGAGTTTAACTGACGCTCTCAGACCGAATCGCCAAAACGTCTTCATCCACACAGCTCCTGCAGAaggcctccttcttctctct CCGGTGTACGACACCTACAACCGCACGCGCGCAGCTCCTCCGGAACTCCCTGCGGTTGAAGTGGAGTCTATTCAAGAGGAAATCCTCTCCTTTCAAAGGAGTGCCATTTTCCCTCGAATCGCGCATTCCTTCAGCACCACAGT GTGGAACGACTGGATCGAAAACATAAACTGGCACCCCTTCTTCCTGGAAAACATCTCCTTCGGTGACGCTCGGGACTTGATGGCCTCAGCGCCGGCCAGCAAGACCAGTTAG
- a CDS encoding cation-transporting atpase family protein (encoded by transcript TGME49_224190~Predicted trans-membrane domain (TMHMM2.0):202-225:234-257:456-476:498-521:529-552:1061-1084:1131-1154:1157-1177:1183-1206:1211-1234) codes for MSAYSRRSPERPVDYCLLSSLNDAPASSSSSSSLVSASPPPSLSSVPPGFSASVAFRSLGRRREAGRAAQNSEPSGKRERSRGRTLRCEHGALRAAEEKRRARLSEDETARLNAEENAMDWDVPPPASSADYQAAAEDAPVLTLGSRRGTCAQDGNCLQRVCAWLAHACCGVQPQYQERLLYLDGRTVPQYFPSNAIKNTKYNVFTFLPMVLMQQFKFFFNLFYLAVALAQLLPLLQVGPLFTYLAPLAFVLFVTLAKEAYDDYKRYVRDREMNEQGYKRLTPEGTKDVMAAKIEVGDIIQIEANQRVPADVVFLRTTDKSGSCFIRTDQLDGETDWKLRRAVHCTQRLSSPGDLCRATGWCHVEAPRQDIDEFTGKFVLTRAPSPAPPAPPLASFGADGDCGCESRLEAGELDGDRQTEGEKKNCEEEQLMVSAHGGRTTRDGEQPIVEGLTLDNVLWANTVVASGSVLGLAIYTGKETRATMNASQATMKVGQFDLEVNLMSKVLFGILALLAFVLVALRRLEGIWPIYFLRFVLLLSSIIPVSLQVNLVMAKTLYSIFIMRDRRMKDTVVRTSTLPEELGRIDFLFSDKTGTLTRNEMHFKRLHIGRAMFAEDGLTELRIFLESYFLRSHPVSPANADQPSWRDRERARTGERERGRELGGRRGEVVHAAVEAIRALSLCHNVTPVKDEDSQITFQAASPDEVALVTFARDIGVKLVHRDEHCIRLEVPGGAALEYSVLTTFPFSSETKRMGIILREASSQKIFFLVKGAEAVMIPRLQPKGSHWLQEECDNFARQGLRTIVLAQKELSEAEYDLFATRYAAARAAMTDRHSKCRREIERLEEDLRLLGLTGVEDKLQNDVPATLEALRHAGVKVWMLTGDKVETATCIAVSAGLKARQHSLTILSSQSIRTPSQTQEALERFAMGPSESVLVVDGRVLGAALQHFPHYFVRVAAQAPAVVCCRCSPTQKADVVRFVKKFTGRRACAVGDGGNDVSMIQAADVGIGIVGKEGRQASLAADFSITQFSHLRRLLLWHGRNAYQRSAKLAQFVIHRGLIIAFIQVIFSAIFYFIPLAIFQGWLQVGYATYYTMAPVFSLVLDEELPEDVVFMFPELYQTLKNGRVLSVKTFFGWVWKSIYQAAVVMMGAVALFENSFTNVVSITFTALILAELLNVASEIQTWHPLMIASEICTVVIYIFSMFILRSYFDITFIMTLTFWAKVTAVTLVSWVPIQIFKAVKKTLQPPQHAKLASP; via the exons ATGAGCGCTTATTCGCGTCGCTCCCCGGAACGGCCGGTGGACTACTgcctcttgtcttctctgaaCGACGCGCCtgcatcttcgtcttcttcttcttcactggtctcagcttctccgcctccttctctttcctccgtcCCCCCTGGGTTCTCCGCCTCGGTTGCGTTCCGGTCTCTCGGGAGGCGGAGGGAAGCCGGGAGGGCAGCGCAGAACTCGGAGCCTTCTggaaagcgcgagagaagccgtGGGCGGACGCTGCGTTGTGAGCATGGCGCACTGCGTGCagccgaagaaaaacgacgcgCGCGACTTTCGGAGGATGAAACTGCTCGGCtgaacgcagaggaaaacgccaTGGACTGGGACGTCCCGCCCCCCGCGTCCAGCGCCGACTACCAGGCAGCCGCTGAGGATGCGCCAGTCCTCACTCTGGGGTCTCGAAGAGGCACCTGCGCGCAA GATGGCAACTGCCTGCAGCGCGTCTGCGCATGGCTCGCACACGCATGCTGCGGAGTGCAGCCTCAGTACCAGGAACGACTTCTCTACCTCGACGGCCGAACCGTTCCTCAGTACTTCC CGAGCAACGCGATCAAGAACACCAAGTACAACGTCTTCACTTTCCTGCCGATGGTCTTGATGCAGCAGTTCAA ATTTTTCTTCAATCTGTTCTACCTGGCGGTCGCCTTGGCGCAGCTCCTGCCGCTTCTACAAGTCGGACCTCTCTTCACTTACCTtgcgcctctcgcctttgtcCTGTTCGTCACCCTGGCGAAGGAAGCCTACGACGACTACAAACG ATACGTCCGCGACCGCGAGATGAATGAACAGGGCTACAAACGCCTGACCCCAGAAG GAACGAAAGACGTGATGGCGGCGAAGATCGAAGTGGGCGACATCATCCAAATTGAGGCGAATCAGCGCGTCCCTGCAGacgtcgttttccttcgaaCTACGGATAAGTCCGGGAGCTGTTTCATTCGCACTGACCAACTCGACGGAGAGACCGACTGGAAGCTGAG AAGAGCTGTGCACTGCACTCAGCGTCTGAGTTCGCCGGGGGACTTGTGCCGAGCGACAGGCTGGTGTCATGTGGAAGCCCCGCGGCAGGACATCGACGAATTCACAGGAAAATTCGTTCTGACTCGCGCGCCCTCTCCAGCGCCTCCAGCGCCTCCCCTCGCCAGCTTCGGAGCGGACGGGGACTGCGGCTGCGAGAGCCGGCTCGAGGCGGGGGAGCTGGACGGCGACAGACAGAccgagggggagaagaagaactgcgaGGAGGAACAACTGATG GTTTCGGCGCATGGCGGGAGAACAActcgagacggagagcagcCGATCGTCGAAGGCTTGACCCTCGACAACGTTCTCTGGGCCAACACGGTTGTCGCCTCCGGCTCTGTCCTCGGCCTCGCGATCTACACCGGCAAA GAGACGCGGGCGACAATGAATGCTTCGCAGGCGACGATGAAGGTCGGGCAGTTCGACCTGGAAGTGAATTTGATGAGCAAAGTTCTCTTTGGAATTCTCGCGTTGCTGGCgttcgtcctcgtcgctctgcgtcgccttgaGGGCATCTGGCCTATCTACTTTCTGCGAtttgttcttctgctttcctcgaTCATTCCGGTCTCCCTCCAAGTGAATCTCGTCATGGCGAAGACCCTCTACAGCATCTTCATCATGCGCGACAGAAGAATGAAAGACACT GTGGTGAGGACCTCGACGCTGCCGGAAGAGTTAGGGAGGAtcgacttcctcttcagcGACAAGACAGGGACGCTGACTCGGAACGAGATGCACTTCAAGCGCCTGCACATCGGCCGCGCGATGTTCGCGGAAGATGGCCTCACCGAACTCCGCATCTTCCTCGAGAGCTACTTCCTTCGCTCGCATCCTGTCTCGCCTGCGAACGCCGACCAGCCCagttggagagacagagagcgagcaagaacgggagagagagaacgcggacGAGAACTGGGTGGGCGACGCGGAGAagttgtgcatgcagcagtcGAGGCGATTCGTGCTCTCAGTCTCTGCCACAACGTCACCCCCGTGAAAGACGAGGACAGTCAG ATCACCTTCCAAGCTGCGTCGCCGGACGAAGTCGCCCTCGTGACGTTCGCTCGAGATATAGGAGTCAAACTTGTTCACCGCGACGAGCACTGCATCCGCCTCGAG GTGCCTGGCGGCGCTGCCCTCGAGTACTCGGTCTTGACTACGTTTCCGTTTAGCTCTGAAACGAAGCGGATGGGGATTATTTTGAGAGAGGCTTCTTCGCAGAAAATTTTCTTTCTGGTCAAG GGCGCAGAGGCCGTGATGATTCCGCGGCTGCAGCCGAAGGGATCTCACTGGCTGCAAGAGGAATGCGACAACTTCGCGCGCCAGGGTCTGCGGACGATCGTGCTCGCGCAGAAGGAACTTTCGGAGGCAGAGTACGACCTCTTCGCCACCCGATATGCAGCTGCCCGCGCTGCGATGACCGACCGGCATTCGAAGTGCAGGCGGGAGATCGAGAGACTCGAAGAAGACCTCAGACTCCTCGGCCTCACGGGCGTCGAGGACAAGCTCCAGAat GATGTCCCAGCGACGCTCGAGGCCTTGCGGCACGCGGGAGTGAAAGTTTGGATGCTCACAGGAGACAAAGTGGAGACCGCGACTTGCATCGCTGTTTCTGCAGGCCTCAAAGCTCGCCAGCACTCACTCACGATTCTTTCCAGTCAAAGCATTCGAACGCCTTCTCAG ACGCAGGAGGCTCTGGAGCGATTCGCAATGGGTCCGAGCGAGAGCGTCCTCGTTGTCGACGGCCGCGTCCTTGGGGCAGCTCTGCAGCATTTTCCTCACTACTTCGTTCGCGTCGCAGCGCAGGCGCCGGCCGTCgtctgctgtcgctgctcgCCGACGCAAAAGGCTGACGTCGTTCGCTTCGTGAAAAAGTTCACTGGACGCAGAGCCTGCGCAGTCGGCGACGGCGGCAACGACGTCTCGATGATTCAGGCCGCC GACGTAGGCATTGGAATCGTCGGAAAAGAAGGCCGCCAGGCGTCGCTGGCTGCGGACTTCAGCATCACGCAGTTTTCTCACCTGCggcggctgcttctctggcATGGCAGAAATGCCTACCAACGCAGTGCGAAGTTGGCGCAATTTGTCATCCACCGAGGCCTGATCATCGCCTTCATCCAAGTGATCTTCTCGGCCATCTTCTACTTCATTCCGCTTGCGATTTTCCAG GGGTGGCTGCAAGTGGGGTACGCGACTTACTACACGATGGCGCCGGTTTTCTCGCTCGTTCTGGACGAGGAATTGCCCGAAGACGTCGTTTTCATGTTCCCCGAACTGTATCAAACGCTGAAGAACGGCCGCGTCTTGAGCGTGAAAACATTCTTTGGCTGGGTGTGGAAATCCATTTACCAG GCCGCGGTGGTCATGATGGGCGCCGTCGCGCTGTTCGAAAACTCCTTCACGAACGTCGTCAGCATCACCTTCACGGCGCTCATTCTCGCCGAGCTTCTGAACGTCGCCTCGGAGATTCAGACCTG GCACCCGCTGATGATCGCCTCGGAGATCTGCACCGTCGTGATCTACATTTTCTCCATGTTCATCTTGCGAAGCTACTTCGACATCACG TTCATCATGACGCTCACGTTCTGGGCGAAAGTGACGGCCGTCACCCTCGTCTCCTGGGTGCCGATACAGATTTTCAAGGCTGTGAAGAAGACCCTCCAGCCGCCTCAGCATGCGAAGCTCGCGTCGCCGTGA